The Halocalculus aciditolerans genome includes a window with the following:
- a CDS encoding ABC transporter ATP-binding protein — protein MTTANTGGVAISYENVSKRFGDITAVDDVSFDVKQGELLALLGPSGSGKTTTLRMLAGFEQPTEGNITLAGENVTRVPTHKRDTGMVFQDYALFPHMTVGKNIEFGLKRKGIEGVENEERIAEVLRMVDLEGYEDRKPSNLSGGQQQRVATARAIAIEPEVLLMDEPLGALDKKLRDQLEVELTELQSDLGITTLYVTHNQEEALTMADRIAVMNDGHIEQIGTPMEIYEEPATEFVADFIGDTNFLDGELSADEDSVTLDVAGEPVAVNATSTDGSAVFVRPEKISVREPGYQDGSVNTVAGTVDRRLFLGSKVRYFVTVGDHELTVDDANRHSATLYDTDDEITLAWSVEDTHLAQA, from the coding sequence ATGACTACGGCAAACACAGGAGGTGTCGCGATCAGCTACGAGAACGTCAGCAAGCGGTTCGGCGACATCACGGCTGTGGACGACGTCTCCTTCGACGTCAAGCAAGGCGAGTTGCTCGCGCTCCTCGGCCCGTCGGGCTCCGGGAAGACGACGACGCTCCGGATGCTCGCGGGATTCGAGCAGCCGACGGAGGGCAACATCACGCTCGCCGGGGAGAACGTGACGCGCGTCCCGACGCACAAACGCGACACGGGCATGGTCTTCCAGGATTACGCGCTCTTCCCGCACATGACCGTCGGGAAGAACATCGAGTTCGGCCTGAAGCGCAAAGGCATCGAGGGCGTGGAGAACGAAGAGCGCATCGCGGAGGTCCTGCGGATGGTGGATTTAGAGGGGTACGAGGACCGGAAGCCGTCGAACCTCTCCGGCGGCCAGCAACAGCGGGTGGCGACGGCGCGCGCAATCGCCATCGAGCCGGAAGTCCTCCTGATGGACGAGCCGCTCGGCGCGCTCGACAAGAAACTCCGCGACCAGCTCGAAGTCGAGCTCACGGAGCTCCAGTCCGACCTCGGAATCACGACGCTCTACGTCACGCACAACCAGGAGGAAGCGCTCACGATGGCGGACCGAATCGCCGTGATGAACGACGGGCACATCGAGCAGATCGGGACGCCGATGGAGATCTACGAGGAGCCGGCGACGGAGTTCGTCGCGGACTTCATCGGCGACACGAACTTCCTCGACGGCGAGCTCTCCGCGGACGAGGATTCGGTGACGCTCGACGTCGCCGGGGAGCCGGTCGCGGTGAACGCGACGTCGACGGACGGCAGCGCGGTGTTCGTCCGCCCGGAGAAGATTTCCGTGCGGGAACCCGGCTACCAGGACGGGTCGGTGAACACGGTCGCGGGAACCGTGGACCGGCGGCTCTTCCTCGGGTCGAAAGTACGGTACTTCGTCACGGTCGGGGACCACGAACTCACCGTCGACGACGCGAACCGCCACAGCGCCACGCTCTACGATACGGACGACGAGATTACGCTCGCGTGGAGCGTCGAAGACACCCACCTCGCACAGGCCTGA
- a CDS encoding ABC transporter substrate-binding protein, with the protein MPSNDRGNQDRRRFLKLSGAGTLGITGLAGCLTGGGGSSATSTSSGDTSSDETSSGSGTTSSGAKDFGGKEISVMLNVGAISTIHKKYLIPRVEEKYNLNINTQTAVTTTQLTKLQANQDSPPDVVVPDVIGIEKASRKGWLEPLTDHPDAVPEVDNIYDKFVHYDGAGVSWEVGEVLPVINTSLWDNTPQSHADVMKNSNSTALVPFSWSGGPYLLLMASAIATGNSFNSELDVQAGFDWLETNLKPNVTTTYQGVASAKQQLASGNVDALNLFWDYMLFDMWKRGASIDPLFRLEPAGVAFAEAVGVTKNAPNQEAAFAYANECLSPWFQEKASAAMGCGVTNKNATVNAKAKEFGAVTSDEFDQLAFPDFGYIWENRSDWAEQWNNTFS; encoded by the coding sequence ATGCCAAGCAATGACCGCGGCAATCAAGACCGCCGTCGCTTCCTCAAGCTCAGTGGTGCGGGAACGCTCGGAATAACCGGCCTCGCCGGCTGCCTCACCGGTGGTGGCGGCAGCTCGGCGACGTCGACGAGCTCCGGCGACACGAGCTCCGACGAGACGAGTTCGGGGAGCGGGACGACGAGTAGTGGCGCGAAGGACTTCGGCGGGAAGGAGATCAGCGTCATGTTGAACGTCGGGGCGATTTCGACGATTCACAAGAAGTACCTGATCCCCCGCGTCGAGGAGAAGTACAACCTCAATATCAACACGCAGACCGCGGTCACGACGACGCAGCTCACGAAGCTTCAGGCGAACCAAGACAGTCCACCGGACGTCGTCGTCCCGGACGTCATCGGGATCGAGAAGGCGTCGCGGAAGGGGTGGCTCGAGCCGCTGACCGACCACCCGGACGCCGTCCCCGAAGTGGACAACATCTACGATAAGTTCGTTCACTACGACGGCGCGGGCGTCTCCTGGGAGGTCGGGGAAGTGCTCCCCGTCATCAACACGAGCCTCTGGGACAACACGCCGCAGTCACACGCGGACGTGATGAAGAACTCGAACTCGACGGCGCTCGTTCCGTTCTCGTGGTCCGGCGGCCCGTACCTCCTGTTGATGGCGTCCGCGATCGCGACCGGGAACAGCTTCAACTCCGAGCTCGACGTGCAGGCCGGGTTCGACTGGCTGGAGACGAACCTGAAGCCGAACGTGACGACGACCTACCAGGGGGTGGCGTCGGCGAAACAGCAGCTCGCGAGCGGGAACGTCGACGCGCTCAACCTCTTCTGGGACTACATGCTCTTCGACATGTGGAAGCGCGGGGCGTCGATCGACCCGCTGTTCCGGCTCGAACCGGCGGGCGTCGCGTTCGCGGAAGCCGTCGGCGTGACGAAGAACGCGCCCAACCAGGAAGCGGCGTTCGCGTACGCGAACGAGTGTCTCTCCCCGTGGTTCCAGGAGAAGGCGTCGGCGGCGATGGGGTGTGGCGTGACGAACAAGAACGCGACAGTGAACGCGAAGGCGAAGGAGTTCGGCGCGGTGACCTCCGACGAGTTCGACCAGCTGGCGTTCCCGGACTTCGGCTACATCTGGGAGAACCGGAGCGACTGGGCGGAGCAGTGGAACAACACCTTCTCGTAG
- a CDS encoding agmatinase family protein, translating to MVSEPQPGLCSGIEPLLTPYAGYDVGVADEYDTNVGEIITDARDAAEADVGIVGIPFDTACVAGPRGSRLGPKAVRDELTHGTCYNPGLDVDISRGIDVVDYGDVDVDQTDVLAAHGRVEQALTAITADGVVPVSIGGDHSLTYPTAKAMMNAVDGDVGVINIDAHHDVRHSHGGELSSGTPFRRLLEDDADQLAGENFVELGLSGWHNSKYYVDWVRDIGAEIVTARDVHQDGTEHAVERALDAATDGTAAVFVSVDIDVLDAGSAPGTCAPSPGGLHTHQLLELVYQLGRHDLIRGFDLHEVAPPLDADGVTAKAGAAVVTQFLGARRASQ from the coding sequence ATGGTGAGCGAGCCACAGCCAGGGTTGTGTAGTGGTATCGAGCCGTTGCTCACGCCGTACGCCGGCTACGACGTCGGCGTCGCGGACGAGTACGACACGAACGTCGGAGAGATTATCACGGACGCGCGTGACGCCGCCGAGGCGGACGTCGGAATCGTGGGCATCCCGTTCGACACGGCGTGCGTCGCGGGGCCGCGGGGCTCGCGGCTCGGCCCGAAAGCGGTCCGCGACGAACTGACGCACGGGACCTGCTACAATCCCGGCCTCGACGTCGACATCAGTCGCGGCATCGACGTCGTGGATTACGGCGACGTCGACGTCGACCAGACGGACGTGCTCGCCGCGCACGGCCGCGTCGAGCAGGCGCTGACCGCGATTACGGCGGACGGCGTGGTGCCGGTGAGTATCGGGGGCGACCACTCGCTCACCTATCCGACGGCGAAGGCGATGATGAACGCGGTCGACGGCGACGTCGGCGTCATCAATATCGACGCGCACCACGACGTCCGCCACTCGCACGGCGGCGAGCTCTCCTCGGGGACGCCGTTCCGCCGGCTGCTGGAGGACGACGCCGACCAGCTCGCGGGGGAGAACTTCGTCGAGCTCGGCCTCTCCGGCTGGCACAACTCGAAGTACTACGTCGACTGGGTGCGGGACATCGGCGCGGAGATCGTGACCGCGCGGGACGTCCACCAAGACGGGACGGAGCACGCGGTGGAGCGCGCGCTGGACGCCGCGACGGACGGAACGGCGGCCGTCTTCGTCTCCGTCGACATCGACGTGCTGGACGCGGGAAGCGCGCCGGGGACGTGCGCGCCGAGCCCCGGCGGACTCCACACCCACCAGCTCCTCGAACTCGTCTACCAGCTCGGCCGGCACGACCTGATTCGGGGGTTCGACCTCCACGAGGTCGCCCCGCCGCTCGACGCCGACGGCGTGACCGCGAAAGCCGGGGCGGCCGTCGTCACCCAGTTCCTCGGCGCTCGCCGAGCGTCACAGTGA
- a CDS encoding M24 family metallopeptidase — protein sequence MSERTPFQTSEYRRRLDRTRERMRDAGLDALVVTDPANMNYLTGYESWSFYVHQCVVVTLDHDPVWVGREMDAKSAEVTTWLPRDHVKSYTDDYVQSPHDKHPMDYVARVVADLGYADRTLGVEMDAYYYTARSHARLTGNLDDATIEDATLLVNWVRLKKSDAELERMEQAAELAESGMRAAVDTIREGVRESDAAAAIYDGLISGTDAFGGDYPAIVPLMPSGDHTGTPHLSWSDREFDDGDPVIIELAGCKHRYHCPMARTLNVGEPTDAMQETADVVMEGLQAALDAVEPGVTAESVERVWRETIAKHGIEKESRLGYATGLGYPPDWGEHTVSLRPGDETVLEPGMAFHMIPGIWFDDFGVEISETFRVTNSGAETLADFDRDVFRV from the coding sequence ATGAGCGAGCGAACCCCCTTCCAGACGAGTGAGTACCGACGCCGACTCGACCGGACGCGCGAGCGGATGCGGGACGCGGGCCTCGACGCGCTCGTCGTCACCGACCCCGCGAACATGAACTACCTCACGGGCTACGAGTCCTGGTCGTTCTACGTCCACCAGTGCGTCGTCGTGACGCTCGACCACGACCCGGTCTGGGTCGGCCGAGAGATGGACGCGAAATCCGCGGAGGTGACGACGTGGCTTCCGCGCGACCACGTCAAGTCGTACACGGACGACTACGTGCAGTCCCCGCACGACAAACACCCGATGGATTACGTCGCGCGGGTCGTCGCGGACCTCGGGTACGCCGACCGCACGCTCGGCGTCGAGATGGACGCCTACTACTACACGGCGCGCTCGCACGCCCGGCTCACCGGGAACCTCGACGACGCGACTATCGAGGACGCGACGCTCCTCGTGAACTGGGTGCGACTGAAGAAGTCCGACGCCGAACTCGAACGGATGGAGCAGGCCGCCGAACTCGCCGAATCGGGGATGCGCGCCGCCGTCGACACCATCCGGGAAGGCGTTCGCGAGTCCGACGCCGCCGCCGCCATCTACGACGGCCTCATCAGTGGAACAGATGCGTTCGGCGGCGATTACCCCGCCATCGTCCCGCTGATGCCGTCCGGCGACCACACGGGCACACCGCATCTCTCCTGGAGCGACCGCGAGTTCGACGACGGCGACCCCGTCATCATCGAGCTCGCCGGCTGCAAACACCGGTACCACTGCCCGATGGCGCGGACGCTGAACGTCGGCGAGCCCACGGACGCGATGCAGGAGACCGCGGACGTCGTGATGGAGGGCTTGCAGGCCGCGCTCGACGCCGTCGAACCGGGCGTCACCGCGGAGTCCGTCGAACGCGTCTGGCGCGAGACGATTGCGAAACACGGCATCGAGAAGGAGTCGCGACTGGGCTACGCCACCGGCCTCGGCTACCCGCCGGACTGGGGCGAGCACACGGTGAGTCTCCGTCCGGGCGACGAGACCGTTCTCGAACCCGGGATGGCCTTCCACATGATTCCCGGCATCTGGTTCGACGACTTCGGCGTCGAGATCAGCGAGACGTTCCGGGTCACGAACTCCGGCGCGGAGACGCTCGCGGACTTCGACCGCGACGTCTTCCGCGTCTAA
- a CDS encoding IclR family transcriptional regulator, which yields MRTGNEDGRKIGAVARSLEILEILRRRGGATLAELEAESDLSKGSVFVHLETLADGGFVTRRGDQYVLGRRFISFGERVRNSAPLFRAGKDQVDALARESEECVHLIVEDNGLETILYEAFGSRAVGQEFFVKNREETSRHLHYSAAGKSILAGLDREDVEDIIDCRGLPERTTETITDADELFAELDDVRESGYATNEQEDILGIQAVGVPIRDAEGTTLGGLSISAPTSRLQGDQLTEEMPTLLREHANIIEVNLQTIDI from the coding sequence ATGCGAACAGGCAACGAGGACGGCCGGAAGATCGGGGCGGTGGCGCGGTCACTAGAGATTCTCGAGATACTGCGGCGGCGCGGCGGCGCGACGCTCGCCGAACTGGAAGCGGAGAGCGACCTGTCGAAGGGCTCGGTCTTCGTTCACCTGGAGACGCTCGCCGACGGCGGCTTCGTCACGCGGCGCGGCGACCAGTACGTCCTCGGCCGCCGATTCATCTCGTTCGGCGAGCGCGTCCGGAACAGCGCGCCGCTGTTCAGAGCGGGGAAAGACCAGGTCGACGCGCTCGCCCGCGAATCCGAGGAGTGCGTCCACCTCATCGTCGAGGACAACGGTCTGGAGACCATCCTCTACGAGGCGTTCGGCTCGCGCGCCGTCGGCCAGGAGTTCTTCGTGAAGAACCGCGAGGAGACGAGCCGCCACCTCCACTACTCCGCCGCCGGGAAGAGCATTCTCGCGGGGCTCGACCGCGAGGACGTCGAGGATATCATCGACTGCCGCGGGCTCCCCGAGCGGACGACGGAGACCATCACTGACGCCGACGAGCTGTTCGCGGAACTCGACGACGTCCGCGAGTCGGGGTACGCGACGAACGAACAGGAGGACATCCTCGGCATTCAGGCGGTCGGCGTGCCGATTCGGGACGCCGAAGGAACGACGCTCGGCGGGCTCAGTATCTCCGCGCCGACGAGCCGCCTCCAGGGCGACCAGCTCACGGAGGAGATGCCGACGCTCCTCCGCGAGCACGCGAACATCATCGAAGTCAACCTCCAGACCATCGACATCTAG
- a CDS encoding aspartate aminotransferase family protein encodes MRGPPIDEIHFDEAPAVDEFPGPKARELLDRQKEIDSNAVAYPDHIPLVPDEAKGATIRDVDGNVFLDFFAGIGVLNVGHANPYVMDAVHEQADKLVHTVDFPSEPRLDLIEKLEAIAPGGLAGNSKVVFGGPTGSDAIEAAIKLAKYNTGGSGLVAFRGSYHGATSGAMSITGKKDFKEPYAPLLPNVQFAPYPHPFEQGKTPERAVADSLREVRAIIEEPYGGMTNPAGIFVEPIQGEGGVVTPPEGFLSGLREIADDNDLPLVVDEIQAGLGRTGEWWASDHYDVTPDIVTTAKALGGVGFPLSATIYHEDLDTWGPGDHAGTYRGHVVAMRAGLRALEYVEEHDLLAHARRLGDDMRSRLRDVDAPAVGDVRGKGLFVGVEFVDGDGDPAPDAVKRVQEHCYENGVLVWKAGQHGNVLRLLPPLVLTDAQAEAGLDVLCDAIERVDVEHAASSASR; translated from the coding sequence ATGCGTGGGCCACCGATCGACGAGATTCACTTCGACGAGGCACCGGCCGTCGACGAGTTCCCCGGACCGAAGGCGCGAGAGCTCCTCGACAGACAGAAAGAAATCGACTCGAACGCGGTCGCGTACCCGGACCACATCCCGCTCGTCCCCGACGAGGCGAAGGGCGCGACGATTCGGGACGTGGACGGGAACGTCTTCCTCGACTTCTTCGCGGGCATCGGCGTGCTGAACGTCGGGCACGCGAACCCCTACGTGATGGACGCCGTGCACGAGCAAGCGGACAAGCTCGTTCACACGGTCGACTTCCCGAGCGAGCCGCGCCTCGACCTCATCGAGAAGCTCGAAGCCATCGCGCCCGGCGGGCTCGCGGGGAACAGCAAGGTCGTCTTCGGCGGGCCGACCGGGAGCGACGCCATCGAGGCCGCGATCAAGCTCGCGAAGTACAACACGGGCGGGAGCGGCCTGGTCGCGTTCAGAGGCTCCTACCACGGGGCGACGAGCGGCGCGATGAGCATCACGGGGAAGAAGGACTTCAAGGAACCGTACGCGCCACTCCTGCCGAACGTGCAGTTCGCGCCGTACCCGCACCCGTTCGAGCAGGGGAAGACCCCGGAGCGCGCGGTCGCGGACAGCCTCCGCGAGGTCCGAGCGATCATCGAGGAGCCGTACGGCGGGATGACGAACCCCGCGGGCATCTTCGTCGAACCCATCCAGGGCGAAGGCGGCGTGGTGACGCCGCCGGAGGGGTTCCTCTCGGGGCTGCGCGAAATCGCGGACGACAACGACCTCCCGCTCGTCGTCGACGAGATTCAAGCGGGGCTCGGGCGGACGGGAGAGTGGTGGGCGAGCGACCACTACGACGTCACGCCGGACATCGTGACGACGGCGAAGGCGCTCGGCGGCGTCGGCTTCCCGCTCTCCGCGACGATCTACCACGAGGACCTCGACACCTGGGGGCCCGGGGACCACGCCGGGACGTACCGGGGGCACGTGGTGGCGATGCGCGCCGGCCTCCGGGCCCTCGAGTACGTCGAAGAGCACGACCTCCTCGCGCACGCCCGCCGGCTCGGCGACGATATGCGTAGCCGTCTCCGCGACGTCGACGCGCCCGCAGTCGGCGACGTCAGGGGGAAAGGCCTCTTCGTCGGCGTGGAGTTCGTCGACGGCGACGGCGACCCCGCGCCGGACGCGGTGAAACGCGTCCAAGAGCACTGCTACGAGAACGGCGTGCTCGTCTGGAAGGCCGGCCAGCACGGGAACGTCCTCCGACTCCTCCCGCCGCTCGTCCTCACCGACGCCCAGGCGGAAGCCGGGCTCGACGTCCTCTGCGACGCCATCGAGCGCGTCGACGTCGAGCACGCCGCATCAAGCGCGTCACGCTGA
- a CDS encoding D-2-hydroxyacid dehydrogenase, giving the protein MTTTIDVLVRREGTEGLSTAAYADELADRLPNHVVRRADTPQAERKLAADARVITGNGIDDTLLNAAAELELFACTFAGTDHVPTGELAERGVAVTNAGGIHAPGIAEQALGNILVFNRRLHEGWRRQGNREWRHFQSDELAEKTITIVGLGSIGTALADRLGGFGVETVGIRYTPEKGGPTDEVLGFDEEDVHDALSRTDYLVLACPLTDATRHLVDAEALATLEPESVVVNAARGGLVDTDALVSALRTESIRGAALDVTDPEPLPEDHPLWTLENALITPHTGGHTPKHWERLADIVAGNVRRLDDGDDEFANRVA; this is encoded by the coding sequence ATGACGACGACTATCGACGTCCTCGTGCGCAGGGAGGGGACCGAAGGGCTCTCGACAGCCGCGTACGCCGACGAACTCGCCGACCGGCTCCCGAACCACGTCGTCCGACGCGCCGACACGCCACAGGCGGAACGAAAACTGGCGGCGGACGCGCGCGTGATTACCGGGAACGGCATCGACGACACGCTCCTGAACGCCGCGGCGGAGCTGGAGCTGTTCGCGTGCACGTTCGCCGGGACGGACCACGTGCCGACGGGCGAGCTCGCGGAGCGCGGCGTCGCGGTGACGAACGCCGGCGGAATCCACGCGCCGGGCATCGCCGAGCAAGCCCTCGGGAACATCCTCGTCTTCAACCGGCGGCTCCACGAGGGATGGCGGCGGCAGGGGAACCGGGAGTGGCGGCACTTCCAGTCGGACGAGCTCGCGGAGAAGACAATCACCATCGTCGGTCTCGGCTCAATCGGCACGGCGCTCGCGGACCGACTGGGCGGGTTCGGCGTCGAGACAGTCGGAATCCGATACACGCCGGAGAAGGGCGGACCGACGGACGAGGTGCTCGGGTTCGACGAGGAGGACGTCCACGACGCGCTCTCGCGGACGGACTACCTCGTCCTCGCGTGCCCGCTCACTGACGCGACACGCCACCTCGTCGACGCGGAGGCGCTCGCGACGCTCGAACCGGAGAGCGTCGTGGTGAACGCCGCGCGCGGCGGGCTCGTCGACACCGACGCGCTCGTGAGCGCGCTCCGGACGGAGTCCATTCGGGGGGCGGCGCTCGACGTGACCGACCCGGAGCCGCTGCCGGAGGACCACCCGCTCTGGACGCTGGAGAACGCGCTCATCACGCCGCATACTGGTGGGCACACGCCGAAGCACTGGGAGCGCCTCGCCGACATCGTCGCCGGGAACGTCCGCCGGCTCGACGACGGTGACGACGAGTTCGCCAACCGCGTCGCCTGA
- a CDS encoding amidohydrolase, whose translation MAYSSSDLRALRRAFHRHPEPAWREFRTTCRLVDELDRFDLDALHVGRDAHATDARMALPDPDDLDPWLERVRETAATPGLVDELAGGYTGAVAVLDRGDGPVVALRVDIDALPITETDADDHEPATEDFRSEHEGYMHACGHDAHVTIGLGVLDAIAESDFEGTFKVFFQPAEEESGGGKSMAESGHLDDVDYLFSVHVGLDHPTGDVVAGMVKPLAMAHLTATFHGESAHAGNAPNDGRNTIQAAADAISSLYGIPRHADGMTRVNVGRIEGGTASNVVAEETRLWGEARGETTELMRYVQSAFEQRVHAAADAHGCTADVELVSESPRADSDPELAAFVADAARDRVDVDRVLDAAEFGASEDATFLMRRVQNDGGLACYSIVGTDHPGDHHTPAFDVDETTLDTAVGTLTDAILDTAREQP comes from the coding sequence ATGGCTTACAGCTCCAGCGACCTCCGCGCGCTCCGGCGAGCGTTCCACCGCCATCCCGAACCGGCGTGGCGGGAGTTCCGGACGACCTGCCGACTCGTCGACGAACTCGATCGGTTCGACCTCGACGCGCTCCACGTCGGCCGCGACGCGCACGCGACCGACGCGCGCATGGCGCTCCCCGACCCCGACGACCTCGACCCCTGGCTCGAACGCGTCCGCGAAACCGCCGCCACCCCCGGTCTCGTCGACGAACTCGCCGGCGGCTACACCGGCGCAGTCGCCGTCCTCGATCGCGGCGACGGCCCCGTCGTCGCGCTCCGCGTGGACATCGACGCCCTCCCCATCACGGAAACCGACGCCGACGACCACGAGCCCGCGACCGAAGACTTTCGTTCCGAGCACGAGGGCTACATGCACGCCTGCGGGCACGACGCCCACGTGACCATCGGCCTCGGCGTCCTCGACGCCATCGCGGAGAGCGACTTCGAGGGGACGTTCAAGGTCTTCTTCCAGCCCGCCGAGGAGGAGTCCGGCGGCGGGAAGTCGATGGCGGAGAGCGGCCACCTCGACGACGTCGACTACCTCTTCTCCGTCCACGTCGGCCTCGACCACCCGACCGGCGACGTCGTCGCCGGCATGGTCAAACCCCTCGCGATGGCGCACCTCACCGCGACCTTCCACGGGGAGTCCGCACACGCCGGCAACGCGCCGAACGACGGGCGGAACACCATTCAGGCCGCGGCGGACGCAATCAGTTCTCTCTACGGGATTCCCCGGCACGCCGACGGCATGACGCGCGTGAACGTCGGCCGCATCGAAGGCGGCACGGCGAGCAACGTCGTCGCCGAAGAGACGCGACTCTGGGGCGAAGCGCGCGGGGAGACGACCGAACTCATGCGGTACGTCCAGTCGGCGTTCGAACAGCGCGTTCACGCCGCCGCGGACGCCCACGGCTGTACGGCCGACGTCGAACTCGTCAGTGAATCACCGCGCGCGGACAGCGACCCGGAACTCGCCGCGTTCGTCGCCGACGCCGCCCGCGACCGCGTCGACGTCGACCGCGTCCTCGACGCCGCGGAGTTCGGCGCGAGCGAAGACGCCACGTTCCTCATGCGCCGCGTCCAGAACGACGGCGGACTCGCCTGCTACAGCATCGTCGGCACCGACCACCCCGGCGACCACCACACGCCCGCGTTCGACGTCGACGAGACGACGCTCGACACCGCCGTCGGCACGCTCACCGATGCAATCCTCGACACGGCGCGAGAACAGCCCTGA
- a CDS encoding class-III pyridoxal-phosphate-dependent aminotransferase, producing MDRGSIEPSVAALSDSNARRWVDYHHEVAAPSEYSHEFVWDVTAEAAGPFVTDVDGNVFLDFTCHIGAAPLGYNNPKILDKLDAFDLVDPMKIAGQDLYFGTGDDPEATELPGSSQLMHRLRDVSAQYGMDTVFLSNSGAEAIENAMKISYANTANPKYAVTFTGAFHGRTLGTLSFTRSGDTYTRKYPEVAGTRTLPYCACEGDCHCGFFRDGSSALRDLFEGPAKHLDPSEVAFVVLEPVQGVGGYHFASDRFLREVDAVAEEYGLHVVVDEIQSGVGRTGEMWAVDHTSLAPDVIASAKALRVGATISRSDVFPSEPNRIGSTWGAGDILASMQGAFTLDAIEEHGLLDNATERGRQFIETFDAERDAVADVRGRGLMLAVEFDTPERRDAVVKACLERGMLTIGCGHSTLRLLPPLDATEREIELGASILSEAVDAA from the coding sequence ATGGATCGCGGTAGCATAGAGCCATCCGTGGCTGCGCTCTCTGATTCGAACGCGAGACGCTGGGTCGACTACCACCACGAGGTCGCGGCTCCGAGTGAGTACTCACACGAGTTCGTCTGGGACGTGACGGCCGAGGCGGCTGGGCCGTTCGTGACGGACGTCGACGGCAACGTCTTCCTCGATTTCACGTGTCATATCGGGGCGGCACCGCTCGGCTACAACAACCCGAAAATACTCGACAAACTCGACGCGTTCGACCTCGTCGATCCGATGAAGATCGCGGGGCAAGACCTCTACTTCGGGACGGGGGACGACCCGGAGGCGACGGAGCTGCCGGGGTCGAGTCAGCTGATGCATCGGTTGCGGGACGTCTCGGCGCAGTACGGGATGGATACGGTCTTCCTGTCGAATTCGGGGGCGGAAGCGATCGAGAACGCGATGAAGATCTCGTACGCGAACACGGCGAATCCGAAGTACGCGGTGACGTTCACGGGGGCGTTCCACGGGCGGACGCTGGGGACGCTGTCGTTCACGCGGAGCGGCGATACGTACACGCGGAAGTATCCGGAGGTGGCGGGGACGCGGACGCTCCCGTACTGCGCGTGCGAGGGTGACTGTCACTGCGGGTTCTTCCGGGATGGATCGTCGGCGCTGCGTGACCTCTTCGAGGGGCCGGCGAAGCATCTCGACCCGTCGGAGGTGGCGTTCGTGGTGTTGGAACCCGTGCAGGGCGTCGGCGGCTATCACTTCGCGAGCGACCGCTTCCTCAGGGAGGTGGACGCCGTCGCGGAGGAGTACGGCCTCCACGTGGTCGTGGACGAGATTCAGAGCGGCGTCGGGCGGACGGGGGAGATGTGGGCGGTCGACCACACGTCGCTCGCGCCGGACGTCATCGCGTCGGCGAAGGCCCTGCGCGTCGGCGCGACGATTTCGCGTTCGGACGTCTTCCCGAGCGAGCCGAACCGCATCGGGTCGACGTGGGGTGCGGGTGACATCCTCGCGTCGATGCAGGGGGCGTTCACGCTCGACGCCATCGAGGAACACGGGTTGCTCGACAACGCGACCGAGCGCGGTCGGCAGTTCATCGAGACGTTCGACGCCGAGCGCGACGCGGTCGCCGACGTCCGTGGGCGCGGCCTGATGCTCGCCGTCGAGTTCGACACGCCGGAGCGGCGGGACGCCGTCGTCAAGGCGTGTCTGGAGCGCGGGATGTTGACGATCGGGTGTGGGCATTCGACGCTCCGCCTCCTCCCGCCGCTGGACGCGACGGAGCGAGAGATCGAACTCGGCGCGAGCATCCTCAGCGAGGCCGTGGACGCGGCGTAA